One window from the genome of Ciconia boyciana chromosome 8, ASM3463844v1, whole genome shotgun sequence encodes:
- the FBXL22 gene encoding F-box and leucine-rich protein 22, with protein sequence MCNSLLVILRPLQHCRYSTRPGDSLSNTFCQAMHITQLNRECLLHLFSFLDKNSRKSLAKTCHKLLEVFQDPLLWPLLNFHSPAELKKDNFLLGPALKYLSICWYSERVKVCNIEDWMKNNFQKDFCNRHENTVNDFLLEVCNRCPNLLSLTLSGCGHVTDDCILLLLKNCPNLKTLKLENCVRITDQTLEAVTLYGGSLQTLHMDFCRNITQTGLERVREKCPSVMLRAERSANMIPDNKPEKKLMLEKASRKLVQL encoded by the exons ATGTGCAACAGCCTTCTGGTGATTCTGCGCCCCCTCCAGCACTGCCGTTATTCCACAAGGCCAGGAGACTCTCTTTCTAACACATTCTGCCAGGCTATGCATATAACCCAGCTGAATCGGGAATGCCTTTtacatctattttcttttctggacaAAAATAGTAGGAAAAGTTTAGCAAAAACATGTCACAAGTTGCTAGAAGTGTTTCAGGATCCTTTACTGTGGCCTTTGTTGAACTTTCATTCTCCAGCGGAACTGAAGAAGGATAATTTTCTCCTGGGAcctgctttaaaatacttatcCATCTGCTGGTATTCAGAGAGAGTCAAGGTGTGTAACATTGAGGACTGGATGAAAAACAATTTCCAGAAAGACTTCTGTAACAGGCATGAAAACACTGTCAATGATTTTTTACTAGAAGTTTGCAACAG ATGTCCAAACCTGTTATCTCTGACCCTCTCTGGATGCGGCCACGTTACAGATGATTGCATCTTGCTTCTTCTCAAGAACTGCCCAAACCTCAAGACACTCAAACTGGAAAACTGTGTGCGGATCACTGACCAGACACTAGAAGCAGTGACCCTCTATGGGGGGTCACTGCAAACGCTCCACATGGACTTCTGCCGGAACATAACACAAACTGGTCTAGAGAGAGTCAGGGAAAAATGTCCTTCCGTAAtgctgagagcagagagaagtGCTAACATGATTCCAGACAATAAGCCAGAAAAAAAGTTGATGCTTGAAAAAGCGTCAAGAAAACTGGTTCAGCTTTAA